One window of Medicago truncatula cultivar Jemalong A17 chromosome 2, MtrunA17r5.0-ANR, whole genome shotgun sequence genomic DNA carries:
- the LOC11422135 gene encoding protein GAMETE EXPRESSED 1 codes for MNLGVRLFVLILLSFSLRCESWGWFSSSKESHSSDNGNQARFRGSNAEFSIEAFNDPKGVKLIENAKNKMVGSNTCWQNAYQHLFAGCSEILAADEKRSRLAWHLSDCFQKDSGRASFPLCDSKTSISSCLRNLDDLAHKVYLEFYLETNSICYQLQTHAFKHETARLVTELKSSAQYVEDKLDSIEEKSEHLLKDSKQISDSLESVNSHTQLVAQTVKNVDSHIDVVLKHSESVYEQTTKIATSQSQLQEGQENMKRNLEDGVALLKESYNYLGKEIEKLRDEAIEIENKVIKVGDAMSSKMNILQSKAEDIENVAGISLDKQHQLVEGQSTALKFLNSLNEVQFKALEESRKNLQYFAEYGQKQHEELLRRQEQMQEVHDQLMESSKKILSAQETIETNQATMFVHSERIFGMLNMIQLESRIIKASAFYLISIFVIFLLTCTYLTYSSRPLLYMYLSAALAAEIFISRLMSNDNLELQTWIINNVRLFFMVAASVQFLYAICTYKDFERLNHQMLLTLSNQFNNIQKAKQPSWDFATADDVDWSQWIDTDLPDDVNCLDDPDFSIPEEFAENSITTSTTTKSYNLRPRNR; via the exons ATGAATCTCGGGGTTCGTCTTTTTGTGCTTATTTTGCTCTCCTTCTCATTAAGATGTGAATCATGGGGTTGGTTTTCATCATCTAAGGAGAGTCACTCAAGTGACAATGGAAATCAAGCAAGATTTAGAGGTTCAAATGCTGAATTCTCAATTGAGGCGTTTAACGACCCAAAGGGAGTGAAACTAATAGAGAATgctaaaaataaaatggttgGCTCAAACACTTGTTGGCAAAATGCTTATCAACATCTTTTTGCTGGATGTTCTGAGATCTTGGCTGCTGATGAGAAAAGGTCTAGATTAGCTTGGCATTTAAGTGATTGTTTTCAGAAGGATTCTGGCAGGGCTTCGTTTCCTCTTTGTGACTCGAAAACATCAATTTCTTCATGCCTAAGAAACTTAGATGACCTTGCTCATAAAGTTTACCTTGAATTCTACCTTGAAACCAACTCTATTTGCTATCAGTTACA GACACATGCATTCAAACATGAAACTGCGAGACTAGTGACTGAATTGAAAAGTTCTGCTCAGTATGTCGAGGACAAATTAGATAGTATCGAAGAGAAATCAGAACATCTATTAAAAGACTCAAAACAAATTTCGGATTCTCTTGAATCTGTTAATAGTCACACACAACTAGTAGCTCAAACTGTAAAGAATGTGGACAGTCATATTGACGTGGTATTAAAGCATTCCGAGAGTGTTTATGAGCAAACTACAAAAATTGCAACATCGCAATCACAACTGCAAGAAGGCCAAGAGAACATGAAAAGGAATTTAGAGGATGGGGTAGCATTGCTCAAGGAGTCTTATAATTATTTGGGCAAAGAAATAGAAAAGTTAAGAGATGAAGCCATTGAGATTGAGAATAAGGTAATCAAAGTTGGAGATGCTATGTCATCAAAGATGAACATTCTACAAAGCAAGGCTGAAGATATTGAAAATGTGGCAGGGATCTCTTTAgataaacaacatcaacttgTAGAAGGACAATCCACGGCACTCAAGTTCCTAAATTCATTGAATGAGGTTCAATTCAAAGCACTAGAGGAAAGCAG GAAAAATCTACAATATTTTGCTGAATATGGGCAAAAGCAGCATGAAGAGCTTCTACGGCGACAGGAACAAATGCAAGAAGTTCATGATCAATTAATGGAAAGctcgaaaaaaatattatcagcTCAG GAAACCATTGAAACAAATCAGGCTACCATGTTTGTTCATTCCGAAAGAATCTTTGGCATGCTAAATATGATACAGCTTGAATCAAGAATTATTAAAGCTTCTGCTTTTTATCTCATATCAATTTTTGTCATCTTTCTGTTGACCTGCACATATCTTACATACAGTTCCAGGCCTCTACTTTACATGT ATCTTTCTGCTGCTCTCGCTGCGGAAATATTCATTAGTCGTTTAATGAGTAATGACAACTTGGAGCTACAAACATGGATAATAAACAATGTCCGATTATTTTTCATGGTAGCTGCTTCAGTTCAATTTCTATATGCAATTTGCACATACAA GGACTTTGAAAGGTTGAACCATCAAATGCTACTAACACTAAGCAACCAATTTAACAACATACAAAAAGCAAAGCAGCCGTCTTGGGACTTTGCTACTGCTGATGATGTGGATTGGTCTCAATGGATAGATACTGATTTACCTGATGATGTAAATTGCCTTGATGATCCAGACTTTTCAATTCCAGAAGAATTTGCAGAGAATTCGATCACAACCTCTACAACTACAAAAAGTTATAATCTACGCCCGCGCAATCGTTGA